CTTTTTCTTCGTTTAGAAAAGTTGTTGTCTAAAGATTATCAAGAGTTCCGTTTATTTACTCAGGTTTCAATGGGAGAGTTTTTAGAATCAATAGATAAAGAGGCCCATTTTGCGATAAATAGTAAACGAGTAGATTTTTTGATTGTGGATAAGAAAGGCTATGCCGTAATAGTAATTGAATATCAAGGGCAGGGACATTATCAGGATAATGCAGCGAAGCGTGATGCAGTGAAACGGGAGGCTTGTCGAAAGGCTGGGGTGATTTTTTTAGAATTTCAGCCGAACTATGGAAAAGCAGAATTAGAATTTGTTGTTGAAAACTTAAAACGTTATTTGATAAAAAATTAAAGTTTAGATATTTATTGAGAAACAATGAATATGTAAGGAAAAAGCTAAGATGAATGTCTTAGCTTTTTTGTTATTTTATTTAAATGTGTGAACTAGAATTATGCACGTTTGAAGTCAATGTGAACCAATTTTGGTTTGAATGGGTGACGTTGCATTGCTTGTACTTTAACTGCAACTTCTTTACCACCGATCACTAATGTAATCACTTCAGAATAGAAAGATTCGTGTGCTTGCGCGTTGTTTAATTCATCGTGGTTTAAGATGATTGAAACTGGTTCTTCACTGCCACCATAAACAATTGCAGGGATTTGACCATTGTTACGCAGGCGGCGGCTCGCACCCTTACCTTGCGCAGTACGAACTTCAGCGTTAAATTTAAATGCCATTTTTATGTTCTCTTGAAATTAAATGTTAAAAGAAAGAAAATCGCAGGCGACCCAGCAATTTTCCTAAAAACCGCTCAAAGACAAGCCTTGAGAGCGGTGGATTATAGAATATCCTTATTTTCAAATCAAACTTTTTTCTAGGCTTTTTGATTTAAAAAGATTAAAATGTGAACCAATTTTTTGTCACATCTATTAATAAAAAAGCAGGAACAAATGGAATTTTTGATTGGATTTTTTACTGAATATGGTTATTGGGCTGTTCTTTTTGTTTTAATTATTTGTGGATTTGGTGTACCTATTCCAGAAGATATAACATTAGTTTCAGGTGGTGTCATTGCGGGGCTTTATCCAGAAAATGTCAATTCTCATTTGATGTTGCTAGTTAGTATGATTGGTGTGCTTGTTGGCGATTCCTGTATGTATTGGCTTGGTCGAATTTATGGTACGAAAATTTTACGTTTCCGACCAATACGTAGAATTGTAACATTACAGCGTTTAAGAATGGTGCGTGAAAAATTCAGTCAATATGGAAATCGAGTACTGTTTGTTGCACGATTTTTACCCGGTTTACGCGCTCCAATTTATATGGTCTCAGGCATTACACGCCGTGTAAGTTATGTTCGTTTTGTTTTAATAGATTTCTGTGCTGCGATTATTTCTGTACCCATTTGGGTTTACCTTGGGGAATTAGGGGCTAAAAATTTAGATTGGCTACATGCACAAATTCAAAAAGGTCAAATAGTGATTTATATATTTTTTGGTTTACTTGTAGTATTCTTTTTTTGGAAATGGAAAAAATCTAAAAAATCAGTGCAATAATAGAATAATAAACGGCTAAAAACATTCCTATTTTTAGCCGCACTTTTTAATTTTCTTCTCTCTTTTCTTTAAATAAACCTGATTCGCCTTCAGAATAATCTCTTGGTTGTTCATTTTGAGATTTATCTGTTGCAGTAATCAACTGTTGGGTGAATAAACCTTTGTGATCTTTTTCGCCCAGTAAATTATTGGAGGAGGTTGCGTAGTGGTGATAAAGTTTTTGATAATCCTTAATTAAGGTTTTGAATAATTCAGCACTTTCTGCAAAATGTTTTTCGATTTGCGCTTTTTGTGTATCAAGTTGGGTTTTGACTGTTTTTAATTCAGCCTCTGTTTTAGCTTGATGTTTTACGGAACCTTTGGTTAAACGCACGGCAATGTAACCAATAAATAATCCAACAATAAAAGCGAT
The Haemophilus influenzae DNA segment above includes these coding regions:
- a CDS encoding DedA family protein gives rise to the protein MEFLIGFFTEYGYWAVLFVLIICGFGVPIPEDITLVSGGVIAGLYPENVNSHLMLLVSMIGVLVGDSCMYWLGRIYGTKILRFRPIRRIVTLQRLRMVREKFSQYGNRVLFVARFLPGLRAPIYMVSGITRRVSYVRFVLIDFCAAIISVPIWVYLGELGAKNLDWLHAQIQKGQIVIYIFFGLLVVFFFWKWKKSKKSVQ
- the rplY gene encoding 50S ribosomal protein L25; its protein translation is MAFKFNAEVRTAQGKGASRRLRNNGQIPAIVYGGSEEPVSIILNHDELNNAQAHESFYSEVITLVIGGKEVAVKVQAMQRHPFKPKLVHIDFKRA
- a CDS encoding YhcB family protein, which produces MENWTNEIWVAIGIAFIVGLFIGYIAVRLTKGSVKHQAKTEAELKTVKTQLDTQKAQIEKHFAESAELFKTLIKDYQKLYHHYATSSNNLLGEKDHKGLFTQQLITATDKSQNEQPRDYSEGESGLFKEKREEN
- a CDS encoding DUF2726 domain-containing protein, with protein sequence MEFSLQYIIIFIFVILFLIGLFSSKSRSTRRNAKKSRLYLSTENKINIVNKNDHLDVVILNKYKRKALMNKSEYQLFLRLEKLLSKDYQEFRLFTQVSMGEFLESIDKEAHFAINSKRVDFLIVDKKGYAVIVIEYQGQGHYQDNAAKRDAVKREACRKAGVIFLEFQPNYGKAELEFVVENLKRYLIKN